The proteins below come from a single Jaculus jaculus isolate mJacJac1 chromosome X, mJacJac1.mat.Y.cur, whole genome shotgun sequence genomic window:
- the Hnrnph2 gene encoding heterogeneous nuclear ribonucleoprotein H2: MMLSTEGREGFVVKVRGLPWSCSAEEVMRFFSDCKIQNGTSGIRFIYTREGRPSGEAFVELESEDEVKLALKKDRETMGHRYVEVFKSNSVEMDWVLKHTGPNSPDTANDGFVRLRGLPFGCSKEEIVQFFSGLEIVPNGMTLPVDFQGRSTGEAFVQFASQEIAEKALKKHKERIGHRYIEIFKSSRAEVRTHYDPPRKLMAMQRPGPYDRPGAGRGYNSIGRGAGFERMRRGAYGGGYGGYDDYGGYNDGYGFGSDRFGRDLNYCFSGMSDHRYGDGGSSFQSTTGHCVHMRGLPYRATENDIYNFFSPLNPMRVHIEIGPDGRVTGEADVEFATHEDAVAAMAKDKANMQHRYVELFLNSTAGTSGGAYDHSYVELFLNSTAGASGGAYGSQMMGGMGLSNQSSYGGPASQQLSGGYGGGYGGQSSMSGYDQVLQENSSDYQSNLA; this comes from the coding sequence ATGATGCTGAGCACAGAAGGCAGGGAGGGGTTCGTGGTGAAGGTCAGAGGCCTGCCCTGGTCCTGCTCAGCTGAGGAAGTGATGCGCTTCTTCTCTGATTGCAAAATCCAAAACGGCACATCAGGTATTCGTTTCATCTACACCAGAGAAGGTAGACCAAGTGGCGAAGCATTTGTCGAACTCGAATCTGAAGATGAAGTGAAATTGGCtctgaagaaagacagagaaaccaTGGGACACAGATATGTTGAAGTATTCAAGTCCAACAGTGTTGAAATGGATTGGGTGTTGAAGCATACAGGTCCAAATAGTCCTGATACTGCCAATGATGGCTTCGTCCGGCTTAGAGGACTCCCATTTGGCTGTAGCAAGGAAGAGATTGTTCAGTTCTTTTCAGGGTTGGAAATTGTGCCAAATGGGATGACACTGCCGGTGGACTTTCaggggaggagcacaggggaggcatTTGTGCAGTTTGCATCACAGGAGATAGCTGAAAAGGCCTTAAAGAAACACAAGGAAAGAATAGGACACAGGTACATTGAAATCTTCAAGAGTAGCAGAGCTGAAGTCCGAACCCACTATGATCCCCCTCGAAAGCTCATGGCCATGCAGCGTCCAGGTCCCTATGATAGGCCAGGGGCTGGTAGAGGGTATAATAGTATTGGCAGAGGAGCTGGCTTTGAAAGGATGAGGCGAGGTGCCTATGGTGGAGGTTATGGAGGTTATGATGATTATGGTGGCTATAATGACGGGTATGGCTTTGGGTCTGATAGATTTGGAAGAGACCTCAATTACTGTTTCTCAGGAATGTCTGATCATAGATATGGAGATGGTGGGTCCAGTTTCCAGAGTACCACAGGGCACTGTGTACACATGAGAGGGTTGCCTTACAGAGCCACTGAGAatgatatttataattttttctcaCCTCTCAATCCCATGAGAGTACACATTGAAATAGGACCTGATGGCAGAGTTACTGGTGAGGCAGATGTTGAATTTGCTACTCATGAGGATGCTGTGGCAGCTATGGCAAAAGATAAGGCTAATATGCAGCACAGATACGTAGAGCTGTTCTTGAATTCTACTGCAGGAACAAGTGGAGGGGCTTATGATCACAGCTATGTAGAACTCTTTTTGAATTCTACAGCAGGGGCAAGTGGTGGTGCTTATGGAAGCCAAATGATGGGAGGGATGGGATTATCCAACCAGTCTAGTTATGGGGGTCCTGCTAGCCAGCAGCTGAGTGGTGGTTATGGAGGTGGttatggtggccagagcagtatgAGTGGATATGACCAAGTTCTGCAGGAAAACTCCAGTGACTATCAGTCAAACCTTGCTTAG